DNA sequence from the Arthrobacter crystallopoietes genome:
GCGCGCCGAGGAGGCCAAGCGCCGGCGCGAGGAAGACGCGCGCCGGAAGCAGGCGGCCGAGGAAAAGCGCCGCCGCGAGGAGGAAGAGGCCAGCAAGCCCAAGCCGCCGCCGACTTCGACCACGCCGCCTCCAACGGACCCTAACAAGCCCACGGAGCCCGACGAAAACACCGATCCCTCGGACCCGGAGGACAACACCGGGACCGAGCCGGAAGACAGCACTGATCCTACCGAACCGGACGGCAACACTGATCCGACCGAACCGGATGACAACAGCGGGTCCACCGATCCGGACCCCGAACCCGAGCCGGTCCCGGAGCCTCCCGTTGTGGAGGAGGAAGCCCGGCACATCTTCGACAGCCAGGTGGACTTCAGCTCGAACCAGAACGAGCAGGATATGCCGGTCACCGAATTCAAGATGACCCCGAACATCAGCTACGAACTCGACTTCTACGGCACCGACCTGAGGTTCGACGACGGCGCCGAAGTGGAGATGTGGAGCTTCGAAACCGACGATCAGCGCAAGTGCTTCCCTGGCCCACTGATCAGGCCGAAGGAAGGCCAGATTTTCCACGCCAGTTTCAGCCCGAGCAAAGGCAACCACACCATCCACTGGCACGGTATGGAACCGGACCCCCGGAACGACGGCGTGGGGCACACCTCCTTCGAGATCGCTGGGGAATACACCTACCAGTGGCAGCCGGAGAAGGGCAGGCCTGGCGTCGCCGACTACGGGACGGCCGGAACGTACTTCTACCACTGCCACGTGAACACCACGCTCCACGTACAGATGGGCATGTTCGGGCCCCTCATCATCGACCCGATCGTGCATGAGGATTTCCCCGTCACCCCGGGAGCCCGTCGGGCGTTCGTGGACGGACCGGAGTACGACATCGACACCGAAGCGCTCCTGATCCCGTACAGCCTGGATACGCGCTGGCACGGCATGAACCATGCTGCCGGCCTGTCGGGCGAAGACGCGGGCCTGAACCACTTCCAGCCGAAACATTTCTACGCGTTGGGAGGGGAGCTCGCGCGCCGTCCCAGCGGCAAGGAACAGGTTTGGTCGATGAAGTCGCTGCGCGCCAACGTGTACAAAGAGGGTGACTACCGCAAGCCCACCCTGCTGCGGTTGCTGAACGCCAACTACCTGCCCACCATGCTGCGGTTCCAGGACAAGTACGGCAATCCGGTAGCCATGGCCGAGGTCATTGCCCACGATGGCAGGCCGTACCGCGACACCCACGAGAAGGACGGGGTCTCACTGCCCTGTCGCGACGCCGGCTACCCCATGATGACCAGCGCACTGGCATCCGGGTCCGCTGAGCGGTATGATCTGCTGCTCTTCCCTCCGGCAGCGGGGGACTACCAGGTGGTGCTGGACTTCAAGGACTGGATCACCGACGAGGTGATCGGCCAGCGCATTATCCCGCTGAAGGCCTCGTAACCTTTTGGGTACAAGAAGGGCACGCGCCGGATGAAATGTTTCGTTCGGCGCGTGTCTTCTCTACGCTGGATTGGTGATCTTCAAAGCCGTAGGCGACAGCCGCCCATATCCTGACCATGGTTACGAGAGCCCCAAGGACTGGGCCAGCGTACCGCCGCGCCAGGTCCGGCTCGACGAACTCATCACCACCAAGAGCACGCTCGATCTGGAGGCGCTGCTGGCCGAAGATTCCACGTTCTTCGGCGACCTGTTCCCGCATGTGGTCCAGTGGCAGGGCAAGTTGTACCTCGAAGACGGCCTCCACCGGGCCGTCCGGACCGCCCTGCACCAGCGGGCAGTCCTGCATGCACGGGTGCTCGTGATCGATGACTAAGCCCTCGAACCTGCCGCAGAAGCCGAAGCGGAAGCCAACGGAAACGCTGCGTCTGCAGGGCCGCAATATCATCACGGAGGACGACCTGGACGAAGTCTTTCCCGACGACGGCGACGTAGAGAAGCCGGAAATCTACAGCCACCGGAAGATCCTGCATGGTTTTGTCCTGACGCTGCTGGTGGCTCTCATCATTGCCTCCGTTCTGACTGCCCTGGCGGTGGTGCGCGGCGACCTGAAGATTCCGGGCTGGTCCCACACTCCGACACCCGAGGCGACGTGCCCAGCAGCCGTGC
Encoded proteins:
- a CDS encoding multicopper oxidase domain-containing protein; the encoded protein is MMETLLPGRRLSFQERKAAEKKRKEAAAKKKREQEARRKREAEAKKRAAEARKKREAEAKKRAAEAKRKADEAKKRREAEAKKRAEEAKRRREEDARRKQAAEEKRRREEEEASKPKPPPTSTTPPPTDPNKPTEPDENTDPSDPEDNTGTEPEDSTDPTEPDGNTDPTEPDDNSGSTDPDPEPEPVPEPPVVEEEARHIFDSQVDFSSNQNEQDMPVTEFKMTPNISYELDFYGTDLRFDDGAEVEMWSFETDDQRKCFPGPLIRPKEGQIFHASFSPSKGNHTIHWHGMEPDPRNDGVGHTSFEIAGEYTYQWQPEKGRPGVADYGTAGTYFYHCHVNTTLHVQMGMFGPLIIDPIVHEDFPVTPGARRAFVDGPEYDIDTEALLIPYSLDTRWHGMNHAAGLSGEDAGLNHFQPKHFYALGGELARRPSGKEQVWSMKSLRANVYKEGDYRKPTLLRLLNANYLPTMLRFQDKYGNPVAMAEVIAHDGRPYRDTHEKDGVSLPCRDAGYPMMTSALASGSAERYDLLLFPPAAGDYQVVLDFKDWITDEVIGQRIIPLKAS
- a CDS encoding type II toxin-antitoxin system VapB family antitoxin gives rise to the protein MIFKAVGDSRPYPDHGYESPKDWASVPPRQVRLDELITTKSTLDLEALLAEDSTFFGDLFPHVVQWQGKLYLEDGLHRAVRTALHQRAVLHARVLVIDD